One genomic region from Jiangella sp. DSM 45060 encodes:
- a CDS encoding lysylphosphatidylglycerol synthase transmembrane domain-containing protein yields MKEPRDSDNTSADEIVVDEPPLPPRTRRPADVVSLLIVSGVLTGLVAMSIIAERTMTAITEDLADLNTRVPGSIVGIVDFTANLAGVVIPIVLVAVLMIRGRVRTTVELLLAGVTASVAAALVSEWLTGPAPQRLHDSLVPIVDGAEATPVPAYSALLVAVVTVVSQLDVRRLRQVALFAIAGTYAVELLQGDATVGGLLIATSVGVAAGLLVRIVGGQPSLAPSGQKIAATLEAAGYQLKALRADPSGDYRRLTAETPEARYSVLVLDRNHEGAGTIARTVDQLRTREEVLPRQTVTLRDAIDRIALQSFAVARAGARTPQLRTVLRIDGDSAALVYDYVHGTALGDLSADDVTDDMLTDLWRQLGDLRRGQVAHRRLSGRTIIADDDGRIWLLSPSGGELAATDIAMRTDLAQALTATSIVAGPERVVDTALEVLGPDVLRAAIPLLQPIALTPGTRQHVKGHREVLIRLRDRLVDRLGAPAEPLRLQRIRPLSLLTGVGTVVAVYLVGTQLSDVSFTELWDRTDWRWLILAIGLMFTNYLTMALGLLGFVPERVPFWRVVGAQVAIGFLRLMAPTTVGNVAMNIRLLTKSGVAAPLAAASVAANQVAQVAVTFPLLAVLAVVSGYNALPGLPSSSTLIVVLGMLLAASVVAIIPPVRSRLRTLWSDFAERGLPRLLDVLSDPRKLAMAVGGILGQTASLILCFYACLLAVGETVNLAGLAVVQLVGNTLGTAVPTPGGLGAVEAALTAGVSTLGVPASAAVTAVLVFRIVSFWLPILPGWVLWTQMRRRDLL; encoded by the coding sequence ATGAAAGAACCCAGAGACAGCGACAACACGTCGGCCGACGAGATCGTGGTCGACGAGCCGCCGCTGCCTCCCCGCACCCGCCGACCGGCCGACGTCGTGTCGCTGCTGATCGTGAGCGGCGTGCTCACCGGCCTGGTCGCGATGTCGATCATCGCCGAGCGGACGATGACGGCGATCACCGAGGATCTCGCCGATCTCAACACCCGGGTGCCGGGCAGCATCGTCGGCATCGTCGACTTCACCGCGAACCTGGCCGGCGTCGTCATCCCGATCGTGCTGGTCGCCGTGCTGATGATCCGCGGCCGGGTGCGCACCACCGTCGAGCTGCTGCTGGCCGGCGTCACCGCGTCGGTCGCCGCCGCGCTGGTGTCCGAGTGGCTGACCGGGCCGGCGCCGCAGCGGCTGCACGACAGCCTGGTCCCGATCGTCGACGGCGCCGAGGCCACGCCGGTGCCGGCCTACTCAGCGCTGCTGGTGGCCGTCGTCACCGTCGTGTCGCAGCTGGACGTTCGGCGGCTGCGGCAGGTCGCGCTGTTCGCGATCGCCGGCACGTACGCCGTCGAGCTGCTGCAGGGCGACGCCACCGTCGGCGGCCTGCTGATCGCCACCAGCGTCGGCGTCGCGGCCGGGCTGCTGGTGCGCATCGTCGGCGGTCAGCCGTCGCTGGCGCCGAGCGGGCAGAAGATCGCCGCGACGCTCGAGGCGGCCGGCTACCAGCTGAAGGCGCTGCGCGCCGACCCGTCCGGCGACTACCGCCGGCTCACCGCCGAGACCCCCGAGGCCCGCTACAGCGTGCTCGTGCTGGACCGCAACCACGAGGGCGCCGGCACCATCGCCCGGACGGTCGACCAGCTGCGCACCCGCGAAGAGGTGCTGCCGCGGCAGACGGTGACGCTGCGCGACGCCATCGACCGCATCGCACTGCAGTCGTTCGCCGTGGCCCGGGCCGGCGCCCGCACACCGCAGCTGCGCACCGTCCTGCGCATCGACGGCGACTCCGCGGCGCTGGTCTACGACTACGTGCACGGCACCGCGCTGGGCGATCTCAGCGCCGACGACGTCACCGACGACATGCTGACCGACCTGTGGCGCCAGCTCGGCGACCTGCGCCGCGGCCAGGTCGCGCACCGGCGGCTGTCCGGGCGGACCATCATCGCCGACGACGACGGCCGCATCTGGCTGCTCAGCCCGTCCGGCGGCGAGCTGGCGGCCACCGACATCGCCATGCGCACCGACCTCGCCCAGGCGCTCACCGCCACCAGCATCGTCGCGGGCCCGGAGCGCGTCGTCGACACCGCGCTGGAGGTGCTCGGCCCGGACGTGCTGCGTGCGGCCATCCCGCTGCTGCAGCCGATCGCGCTGACCCCGGGCACCCGGCAGCACGTCAAGGGCCACCGCGAGGTGCTGATCCGGCTGCGCGACCGCCTGGTCGACCGCCTCGGCGCCCCGGCCGAGCCGCTGCGGCTGCAGCGCATCCGGCCGCTGTCGCTGCTCACCGGCGTGGGCACGGTCGTCGCGGTGTACCTGGTCGGCACCCAGTTGTCGGACGTGTCGTTCACCGAGTTGTGGGACCGCACCGACTGGCGCTGGCTGATCCTCGCGATCGGCCTGATGTTCACCAACTACCTGACGATGGCGCTCGGCCTGCTCGGCTTCGTGCCGGAGCGGGTGCCGTTCTGGCGCGTCGTCGGCGCCCAGGTCGCGATCGGGTTCCTGCGGCTGATGGCGCCCACGACGGTCGGCAACGTCGCGATGAACATCCGGCTGCTGACGAAGTCCGGGGTGGCGGCGCCGCTGGCGGCGGCGAGCGTCGCGGCCAACCAGGTCGCCCAGGTCGCCGTCACGTTCCCGCTGCTGGCCGTGCTGGCGGTGGTCTCCGGGTACAACGCGCTGCCAGGGCTGCCGTCGTCGAGCACGCTGATCGTGGTCCTGGGGATGCTGCTGGCCGCGTCGGTGGTCGCGATCATCCCGCCGGTGCGGTCGCGGCTGCGCACGCTGTGGAGCGACTTCGCCGAGCGCGGCCTGCCCCGCCTGCTGGACGTGCTGAGCGACCCGCGGAAACTGGCGATGGCCGTCGGCGGCATCCTGGGCCAGACGGCGAGCCTGATCCTCTGCTTCTACGCCTGCCTGCTGGCGGTCGGCGAGACGGTGAACCTGGCCGGGCTCGCGGTCGTCCAGCTGGTCGGCAACACGCTCGGCACCGCCGTGCCGACCCCCGGCGGCCTCGGCGCGGTCGAGGCGGCGCTGACCGCCGGCGTCAGCACTCTGGGCGTCCCGGCCTCCGCGGCCGTCACCGCCGTGCTGGTCTTCCGCATCGTGTCGTTCTGGCTGCCGATCCTGCCAGGCTGGGTCCTGTGGACCCAGATGCGGCGGCGCGACCTGCTCTGA
- a CDS encoding carbohydrate ABC transporter permease: protein MFIAPGVIIFSVFTLAALIFAFYLTFHRWSIIEPDKPYVGTQNYQDMIHDERFVQSVLNTIYFTGASVPLTMIIGLGLALLLNQPIRGRAMFRTAYYLPVVTPFVVSALLWKWLYNGEFGLFNYYLLRTKIIDEPLLWLSDKDLAMPAVVLMSVWSGVGFSMVVYLAGLQAVPAQLYESAKIDGAGMWRRIRYVTIPLLRPTTLFLLVIGIIGSLQVFTQIFVMTSGGPVNRTTTMVYYMYLWAFKYYDMGYASTLAFALFAMLLVFTALQLRLFRDGGTE from the coding sequence GTGTTCATCGCACCGGGCGTGATCATCTTCTCGGTGTTCACGCTGGCCGCGCTGATCTTCGCGTTCTACCTGACGTTCCACCGGTGGAGCATCATCGAGCCGGACAAGCCCTACGTCGGCACGCAGAACTACCAGGACATGATCCACGACGAGCGGTTCGTCCAGTCGGTCCTCAACACGATCTACTTCACCGGCGCCTCGGTGCCGCTGACGATGATCATCGGGCTCGGCCTGGCGCTTCTGCTGAACCAGCCGATCCGCGGACGCGCGATGTTCCGCACCGCCTACTACCTGCCGGTGGTGACGCCGTTCGTGGTGTCGGCGCTGCTGTGGAAGTGGCTCTACAACGGCGAGTTCGGCCTGTTCAACTACTACCTGCTCCGGACGAAGATCATCGACGAGCCGCTGCTGTGGCTCTCGGACAAGGACCTCGCCATGCCGGCCGTCGTCCTCATGAGCGTCTGGAGCGGTGTCGGGTTCTCGATGGTCGTCTACCTCGCCGGGCTGCAGGCCGTCCCCGCGCAGCTGTACGAGTCGGCGAAGATCGACGGCGCGGGGATGTGGCGGCGCATCCGCTACGTCACCATCCCGCTGTTGCGCCCGACGACGCTCTTCCTGCTGGTCATCGGCATCATCGGCTCGTTGCAGGTGTTCACCCAGATCTTCGTCATGACCAGCGGCGGACCGGTCAACCGGACCACGACGATGGTCTATTACATGTACCTCTGGGCGTTCAAGTACTACGACATGGGCTATGCCAGCACGCTCGCGTTCGCCCTGTTCGCGATGCTCCTCGTCTTCACCGCGCTGCAGCTGCGGCTGTTCCGGGACGGAGGAACCGAGTGA
- a CDS encoding Rieske (2Fe-2S) protein yields MDVRIGPVEDVRRDGCRVVEVDGRRVGVISVGEEFFAIGDKCPHMGASICAGSLSGTLVAAGPHELVYGMDDRVVRCPWHGWEFDLETGRSLLEPKRVGLRTYRVTQLDGEVVLHT; encoded by the coding sequence ATGGACGTGCGCATCGGACCCGTGGAGGACGTCCGGCGAGACGGCTGCCGGGTGGTCGAGGTCGACGGCCGGCGGGTCGGCGTCATCAGTGTCGGCGAGGAGTTCTTCGCGATCGGCGACAAGTGCCCGCACATGGGCGCGTCGATCTGCGCCGGGTCGCTGAGCGGCACCCTCGTCGCCGCGGGCCCGCACGAGCTGGTCTACGGCATGGACGACCGGGTGGTCCGCTGCCCGTGGCACGGGTGGGAGTTCGACCTCGAGACCGGCCGGTCGCTGCTCGAGCCGAAGCGCGTCGGGTTGCGGACCTACCGGGTGACACAGCTCGACGGCGAGGTCGTCCTGCACACCTGA
- a CDS encoding carbohydrate ABC transporter permease, with product MTDVTDEQTIPALAPPPAAQPKKRKRPRGGPHDKDHVTLRAKLGTYLILAPVAILFVAPFAWLISASFQPISTIFANPPTWLPDDPTLDGYKGFLNLGELSEAQQAQGHGDWRWFANSAFVAVAITVLQTFFNALCAYAFAKRRFPGRNVIFVLFLATMMVPGQVTLIPNYIIIQHIPFFGGNDWLGSGGHGWLDSYWGLIMPGVVSAFGIFLLRQFMLSIPDELLDAARVDGAGELRIFWSVVLPLCTPALAANAIFTFQGAWEDFFWPLIIMSDPEKLTAPVGLALFVVQNRTDWNLLFAGSVIATLPMILVFVIFQRHFVRGIAVTGIKG from the coding sequence GTGACCGACGTGACGGACGAGCAGACGATCCCGGCGCTCGCGCCGCCGCCCGCGGCCCAGCCGAAGAAGCGGAAGCGACCCCGGGGCGGCCCGCACGACAAGGACCATGTGACGCTGCGGGCCAAGCTGGGGACGTACCTCATCCTCGCCCCGGTCGCGATCCTGTTCGTGGCGCCGTTCGCCTGGCTGATCAGCGCGTCGTTCCAGCCGATCAGCACCATCTTCGCCAACCCGCCGACGTGGCTGCCCGACGACCCGACGCTCGACGGCTACAAGGGCTTCCTGAACCTCGGCGAGCTCAGCGAGGCGCAGCAGGCGCAGGGCCACGGCGACTGGCGGTGGTTCGCGAACAGCGCGTTCGTGGCGGTGGCGATCACGGTGCTGCAGACGTTCTTCAACGCGCTGTGCGCCTACGCGTTCGCGAAGCGGCGGTTCCCGGGCCGCAACGTGATCTTCGTGCTGTTCCTCGCGACGATGATGGTGCCCGGCCAGGTCACGCTGATCCCGAACTACATCATCATCCAGCACATCCCGTTCTTCGGCGGGAACGACTGGCTGGGCAGCGGCGGGCACGGCTGGCTCGACTCCTACTGGGGGCTGATCATGCCCGGCGTGGTCAGCGCGTTCGGCATCTTCCTGCTGCGCCAGTTCATGCTCTCGATCCCCGACGAGCTGCTCGACGCCGCCCGGGTGGACGGCGCCGGCGAGCTGCGGATCTTCTGGAGCGTCGTGCTGCCGCTGTGCACGCCCGCCCTCGCCGCGAACGCGATCTTCACCTTCCAGGGCGCGTGGGAGGACTTCTTCTGGCCGCTGATCATCATGTCCGACCCGGAGAAGCTCACCGCTCCGGTCGGCCTGGCGCTGTTCGTCGTGCAGAACCGCACCGACTGGAACCTGCTGTTCGCGGGGTCGGTGATCGCCACCCTCCCGATGATCCTGGTGTTCGTCATCTTCCAGCGGCACTTCGTCAGGGGCATCGCGGTGACGGGCATCAAGGGGTGA
- a CDS encoding ABC transporter substrate-binding protein: protein MSRRAATAVAAIAITSVVLAACGGESDEPDAAPRGEGEGPVEAPSEPVTVSFFSWIGNQPELQLLAEEFHEEQPNITIEFENVPAEQAAQVLTTRIAGNNAPDVAYVNASDTADYASRGAAVDLQNYIERSEVVNPDDYVEAFKTFVTYDDAMYGLPMGGETTGLFYRTDLFEAAGLDGPPQTWEQFEEAAAALTDSTAGTYGFEMFAPESAYYWYPWLYQAGGDLLSEDGEILFTSDEAREAAEFYIGLAQYAPPDYLNSNSWDGRVAFAEGQVGMYIAGAWFAGTLTEEFPGIEGKWATAPLPEGEAGCKTTIAGDSLVMMDQTDNPDAAWLWMEFLSRPETLARMTYQTEGTLLPPLTSLLEGEEITQAKPVLQGFIDLMPCGVASTVANPLYPRIETVLNEELGKAIYGDQSAEDALNNTAQQAEAILARG from the coding sequence GTGTCCCGTAGGGCGGCCACAGCGGTCGCCGCCATCGCGATCACGTCCGTGGTCCTGGCCGCCTGCGGCGGCGAGTCCGACGAGCCGGACGCCGCGCCGCGGGGTGAGGGCGAGGGCCCGGTCGAGGCCCCGTCCGAGCCCGTGACGGTCTCGTTCTTCTCGTGGATCGGCAACCAGCCGGAGCTGCAGCTGCTGGCCGAGGAGTTCCACGAGGAGCAGCCCAACATCACCATCGAGTTCGAGAACGTCCCGGCCGAGCAGGCCGCCCAGGTCCTGACCACGCGGATCGCGGGCAACAACGCCCCGGACGTCGCGTACGTCAACGCCAGCGACACCGCCGACTACGCCTCGCGCGGCGCCGCGGTCGACCTGCAGAACTACATCGAGCGCAGCGAGGTGGTGAACCCCGACGACTACGTCGAGGCGTTCAAGACCTTCGTCACCTACGACGACGCGATGTACGGCCTGCCGATGGGCGGCGAGACGACCGGCCTGTTCTACCGCACCGACCTGTTCGAGGCGGCCGGGCTCGACGGCCCGCCGCAGACCTGGGAGCAGTTCGAGGAGGCGGCCGCCGCGCTGACCGACTCGACGGCCGGCACGTACGGCTTCGAGATGTTCGCGCCGGAGTCCGCCTACTACTGGTACCCGTGGCTCTACCAGGCCGGCGGCGACCTGCTGAGCGAGGACGGCGAGATCCTGTTCACCAGCGACGAGGCCCGCGAGGCCGCGGAGTTCTACATCGGCCTCGCCCAGTACGCCCCGCCGGACTACCTGAACTCCAACTCGTGGGACGGCCGGGTCGCCTTCGCCGAGGGGCAGGTCGGCATGTACATCGCCGGCGCGTGGTTCGCGGGCACGCTCACCGAGGAGTTCCCCGGCATCGAGGGCAAGTGGGCGACCGCTCCGCTGCCCGAGGGCGAGGCCGGCTGCAAAACCACGATCGCCGGCGACTCGCTGGTGATGATGGACCAGACCGACAACCCCGACGCCGCCTGGCTGTGGATGGAGTTCCTCTCCCGGCCCGAGACCCTCGCGCGCATGACCTACCAGACCGAGGGCACGCTGCTGCCGCCGCTGACGTCGCTGCTCGAGGGCGAGGAGATCACGCAGGCCAAGCCGGTCCTGCAGGGGTTCATCGACCTCATGCCGTGCGGCGTCGCCAGCACCGTCGCCAACCCGCTCTACCCGCGGATCGAGACCGTGCTCAACGAGGAGCTGGGCAAGGCGATCTACGGCGACCAGAGCGCCGAGGACGCGCTGAACAACACCGCACAGCAGGCCGAGGCGATTCTCGCCCGCGGCTGA
- a CDS encoding endo-1,4-beta-xylanase — translation MHELRPMTRRSLLAGAGAVAVGATGLGGVAQAGRRPRRPRSGYPPLWQQAWQRGIVFGSSIATWQLDADYPALHAREAGLLFTEDDLLWYQLKPGPDAPLNFVPGDQIIGLAEQNEQLVIAAHLAWDEGFGDGWTEDDLWGLTAAEASDLLYGVIEAEVAHYRGRADGWIVANEVTDPFDADANGFRTNVPWYATIGPSYIGESFHIAHQEDPGALLLINEFGFETVNEFGDQPGPRRQAYLTAIDTLLDDDVPVQAVGIQGHLLADRFATRFNENAYRAFLGEIADRGLPILITELDVLDDGLPAAIGPRDQKVADVYRRYLDVTLDEEAVKVVVAFGLTDRYTWLEEDQPRPDGAPRRPLAFDDDLQRKPAANAISAAFAAAPCRDPLWTPPRVP, via the coding sequence ATGCACGAGTTGAGACCCATGACCCGCCGTTCCCTGCTGGCCGGCGCCGGAGCCGTGGCCGTCGGCGCCACCGGGCTGGGCGGCGTCGCCCAGGCCGGGCGCCGGCCGCGCCGTCCCCGCAGCGGGTACCCACCGCTGTGGCAGCAGGCTTGGCAGAGGGGGATCGTCTTCGGGTCCTCCATCGCCACCTGGCAGCTCGACGCCGACTACCCGGCCCTGCACGCCCGCGAGGCCGGCCTGCTCTTCACCGAGGACGACCTGCTCTGGTACCAGCTCAAGCCGGGCCCGGACGCGCCGCTGAACTTCGTCCCCGGTGACCAGATCATCGGGCTCGCCGAGCAGAACGAGCAGCTGGTCATCGCCGCCCACCTCGCCTGGGACGAGGGATTCGGCGACGGCTGGACCGAGGACGACCTGTGGGGGCTGACGGCGGCCGAGGCCAGCGACCTGCTCTACGGCGTCATCGAAGCGGAGGTGGCGCACTACCGCGGCCGCGCCGACGGCTGGATCGTCGCCAACGAGGTGACCGACCCCTTCGACGCCGACGCGAACGGGTTCCGCACCAACGTGCCGTGGTACGCCACGATCGGGCCGAGCTACATCGGCGAGAGCTTCCACATCGCGCACCAGGAGGACCCCGGCGCGCTGCTGCTCATCAACGAGTTCGGTTTCGAGACCGTCAACGAGTTCGGCGACCAGCCCGGGCCGCGCCGGCAGGCGTACCTCACGGCGATCGACACCCTGCTCGACGACGACGTCCCGGTGCAGGCCGTCGGCATCCAGGGTCATCTGCTCGCCGACCGGTTCGCCACCAGGTTCAACGAGAACGCCTACCGCGCGTTCCTCGGCGAGATCGCCGACCGGGGCCTGCCGATCCTCATCACCGAGCTCGACGTCCTCGACGACGGCCTGCCCGCGGCGATCGGCCCGCGCGACCAGAAGGTGGCCGACGTCTACCGCCGCTACCTGGACGTCACGCTCGACGAGGAGGCCGTCAAGGTCGTCGTGGCGTTCGGCCTCACCGACCGCTACACCTGGCTCGAGGAGGACCAGCCGCGTCCGGACGGCGCCCCTCGGCGGCCGCTCGCCTTCGACGACGACCTGCAGCGCAAGCCGGCCGCCAACGCGATCAGCGCCGCCTTCGCCGCCGCGCCCTGCCGCGACCCCCTCTGGACCCCACCGAGAGTCCCATGA
- a CDS encoding amidohydrolase family protein — translation MTELLDQPAAEDAEASRYRLVDCDVHPIMKGGMGELRPHLSRAAQRRLGLDDRRNLTTTGHREAVSIPRNQLYVNQAGVLRDDARAPDGSAPGSDPAFSARQLLDTHGIDRAVLIGGEVLGLGALPDPDAAALIASAYNDWLAQTWLGADDRYRGTLVVGAQDPALAAREIRRAGRDERFVAVLLPLTNILMGERHYYPIYEAAAELGLPITVHPNSGEGIFRTSPPMAGGTPTYYVEWHTGLSQVFQANVISLVCHGVFERFPDLKVVVTEGGIGWIPDVVWRLDKNVKGLRDEVPWIKRLPSEYVADHVRFTTQPLPEPKRRSHLHALLEVARADRTLMFSSDYPHWDFDEPLHVLTALPPATRDRVKARNAIETYGDRL, via the coding sequence ATGACCGAACTCCTCGACCAGCCGGCCGCCGAGGACGCCGAGGCGAGCCGCTACCGCCTGGTCGACTGCGACGTCCACCCGATCATGAAGGGCGGCATGGGCGAGCTCCGGCCGCACCTGTCGCGGGCGGCGCAGCGCCGGCTCGGCCTCGACGACCGCCGCAACCTGACCACGACCGGCCACCGCGAGGCGGTGTCGATCCCCCGCAACCAGCTCTACGTCAACCAGGCCGGCGTGCTCCGCGACGACGCCCGCGCCCCCGACGGCTCGGCGCCGGGCTCGGATCCGGCGTTCTCGGCGCGGCAGCTGCTCGACACGCACGGCATCGACCGCGCCGTGCTCATCGGCGGCGAGGTGCTCGGGCTCGGTGCCCTGCCCGATCCCGACGCGGCCGCGCTCATCGCGTCGGCGTACAACGACTGGCTGGCGCAGACCTGGCTGGGCGCCGACGACCGCTACCGCGGCACGCTGGTCGTCGGCGCACAGGACCCCGCGCTCGCCGCCCGCGAGATCCGCCGAGCGGGACGCGACGAGCGGTTCGTCGCCGTGCTGCTGCCGCTCACGAACATCCTCATGGGCGAGCGGCACTACTACCCGATCTACGAGGCCGCGGCCGAGCTCGGGCTCCCGATCACCGTGCACCCCAACTCCGGCGAGGGCATCTTCCGCACGTCGCCGCCGATGGCCGGTGGCACCCCCACGTACTACGTCGAGTGGCACACCGGCCTCAGCCAGGTGTTCCAGGCCAACGTGATCAGCCTGGTCTGCCACGGCGTCTTCGAGCGGTTCCCGGACCTCAAGGTCGTCGTGACCGAGGGCGGGATCGGCTGGATCCCGGACGTCGTCTGGCGGCTGGACAAGAACGTCAAGGGCCTGCGCGACGAGGTGCCGTGGATCAAGCGGCTGCCCAGCGAGTACGTCGCCGACCACGTGCGCTTCACGACCCAGCCGCTGCCCGAGCCGAAGCGGCGCAGCCACCTCCACGCGCTGCTCGAGGTCGCCCGGGCCGACCGGACGCTGATGTTCAGCTCGGACTACCCGCACTGGGACTTCGACGAACCACTGCACGTGCTCACTGCGCTGCCGCCGGCCACCCGCGACCGGGTGAAGGCGCGCAACGCGATCGAGACCTACGGCGACCGGCTGTGA
- a CDS encoding MGMT family protein, which yields MDDEYAEAVLSVVERIPPGRAMSYGAIADVVGETLGRGGPRQVGTVMSTVGGTVSWWRVVTAAGRPPRGHEVRALTEFAAEGTPLTRDGERVDLRRAAWFPD from the coding sequence ATGGACGACGAGTACGCCGAGGCCGTGCTGAGCGTGGTCGAGCGCATCCCGCCGGGCCGGGCCATGTCCTATGGTGCCATCGCCGACGTCGTGGGCGAGACGCTCGGCCGCGGCGGGCCCCGTCAGGTCGGCACCGTCATGTCGACGGTCGGCGGGACGGTGTCCTGGTGGCGGGTGGTGACGGCGGCCGGCCGGCCGCCGCGTGGGCACGAGGTCAGGGCGCTGACCGAGTTCGCCGCCGAGGGAACACCGTTGACGCGTGACGGCGAGCGGGTCGACCTGCGCCGTGCCGCCTGGTTCCCGGACTGA
- a CDS encoding Gfo/Idh/MocA family protein, with amino-acid sequence MRPIGIAILGAAHTTHAWAYARALSGLPDVRVTGVHDAVPAHAQWIRRDFGVPFVASAEALVAAPDVDAVIVCGATVDHRAHVELAAAHGRHVLCEKPLATTVSDASAIVAACDAAGVQLHVAFMSRFLPLVGRARAAVRAGRLGELIGLVGGNRGRPPLPPSYPPWITDPVAAGGGALIDHSVHVTDAMRHVSGLEVTEVSAEAGSLLWDRGVDDVAVLALRFGNGAVGSVDPSWSVPDGNPWDYDFYLRLVGTEGSLDLTDAAESLRVVSVRDGGPRGLRLASFAEDADRAMLAAFAGSVRAGAVQDPCATGEDGLRALEIALAGYRSAARHAPMIINDPTTQRGSDH; translated from the coding sequence ATGCGCCCGATCGGCATCGCGATCCTCGGCGCCGCCCACACGACGCACGCCTGGGCCTACGCCCGCGCGTTGTCCGGGCTGCCGGACGTCCGGGTGACCGGCGTCCACGACGCGGTGCCCGCCCACGCGCAGTGGATCCGGCGCGACTTCGGTGTCCCGTTCGTCGCGTCCGCCGAGGCGCTCGTCGCCGCGCCGGACGTCGACGCCGTCATCGTGTGCGGCGCCACCGTGGACCACCGCGCGCACGTGGAGCTCGCGGCGGCACACGGCCGGCACGTGCTGTGCGAGAAGCCGCTCGCGACGACCGTCTCCGACGCGTCCGCGATCGTCGCGGCCTGCGACGCGGCCGGGGTGCAGCTGCACGTCGCGTTCATGTCGCGGTTCCTGCCCCTGGTCGGCCGGGCCCGGGCGGCGGTGCGCGCCGGGCGGCTCGGCGAGCTGATCGGGCTGGTGGGCGGCAACCGCGGCCGCCCGCCACTGCCGCCGTCGTACCCGCCGTGGATCACCGACCCGGTCGCCGCCGGCGGCGGCGCGCTCATCGACCACTCGGTGCACGTCACCGACGCGATGCGGCATGTCAGCGGCCTCGAGGTGACCGAGGTCTCCGCCGAGGCCGGCTCGCTGCTCTGGGACCGCGGCGTCGACGACGTCGCGGTGCTCGCGCTGCGCTTCGGCAACGGCGCCGTCGGCAGCGTCGACCCGAGCTGGTCGGTGCCGGACGGCAACCCCTGGGACTACGACTTCTACCTGCGCCTGGTCGGCACCGAGGGCTCGCTCGACCTCACCGACGCGGCCGAGTCGCTGCGTGTGGTGTCCGTCCGCGACGGCGGCCCGCGCGGCCTGCGACTGGCGTCGTTCGCCGAGGACGCCGACCGCGCCATGCTCGCGGCGTTCGCCGGGTCGGTCCGGGCGGGCGCGGTCCAGGACCCGTGCGCGACCGGCGAGGACGGGCTGCGGGCCCTGGAGATCGCTCTCGCCGGCTACCGGTCCGCCGCCCGTCACGCCCCCATGATCATCAATGATCCAACCACCCAGAGGGGGTCGGATCATTGA
- a CDS encoding Gfo/Idh/MocA family protein, translating to MSDELTVGLLGAGRIAGVHAHAYRASPGVRLVAVADPVAGKAERIAAEHGAETVRDLGSLLELGVDVVDVCTPPHRHAGPAIAALAAGRHVICEKPLARTLDDARRVVAAAAAAPGLLMVGHVSRFEPDHRGARDRVAAGEIGAVRQLTHSTTSALPGWSEAGWLTDPARSGGPLLDQAVHSFDYARWVIGSPAVRVHCMAAAGGAGPATYTLTTIRYESGAIAHVECGWAHPAARGFKLAAEIVGTEGRLSWSYDQLMGGVLYPRQGDAEWWDVLADRGFELELRTFFDAVRTGGPSPVPAAEALESVRTALAALESARTGRTVDLTTWKG from the coding sequence GTGAGCGACGAGCTGACGGTCGGCCTGCTCGGCGCCGGCCGGATCGCCGGCGTCCACGCGCACGCATACCGCGCGTCGCCCGGCGTCCGGCTGGTGGCGGTCGCGGACCCGGTGGCCGGGAAGGCCGAGCGGATCGCCGCCGAGCACGGCGCCGAGACGGTGCGCGATCTCGGCTCCCTGCTGGAGCTCGGTGTCGACGTCGTCGACGTCTGCACCCCGCCGCACCGGCATGCCGGCCCGGCGATCGCCGCGTTGGCGGCCGGCCGGCACGTGATCTGCGAGAAGCCGCTGGCCCGCACGCTCGACGACGCCCGCCGGGTGGTCGCGGCCGCGGCGGCCGCACCGGGCCTGCTGATGGTCGGTCACGTGTCGCGGTTCGAGCCCGACCACCGCGGCGCCCGCGACCGCGTGGCCGCGGGCGAGATCGGCGCGGTGCGGCAACTGACCCACAGCACCACGTCGGCGCTCCCGGGCTGGAGCGAGGCCGGCTGGCTGACCGACCCGGCGCGCTCCGGCGGACCGCTGCTGGACCAGGCCGTGCACAGCTTCGACTACGCCCGCTGGGTCATCGGCAGCCCGGCGGTCCGGGTGCACTGCATGGCCGCGGCCGGCGGCGCCGGACCGGCGACGTACACACTCACGACGATCAGGTACGAGAGCGGCGCCATCGCGCACGTCGAGTGCGGCTGGGCGCACCCGGCCGCTCGCGGCTTCAAGCTCGCCGCGGAGATCGTCGGCACCGAGGGCCGGCTGTCCTGGAGCTACGACCAGCTGATGGGCGGTGTGCTGTACCCGCGCCAGGGCGACGCCGAGTGGTGGGACGTGCTGGCGGACCGGGGGTTCGAGCTGGAGCTGCGGACGTTCTTCGACGCGGTCCGCACCGGCGGCCCGTCCCCGGTGCCGGCCGCCGAGGCGCTGGAGTCGGTGCGCACGGCGCTGGCCGCCTTGGAGTCCGCCCGCACCGGCCGCACCGTCGACCTCACCACCTGGAAGGGCTGA